One genomic window of Nicotiana sylvestris chromosome 10, ASM39365v2, whole genome shotgun sequence includes the following:
- the LOC138879732 gene encoding uncharacterized protein, whose translation MSTPPENWEWQSTARPSLFNGQYYSWGKNGMRDHIIEEDYELWDIVTDGPLDTTKKNAEEVDVPKTKDDCTTEILKKWEKNAKAKKWLVCGLGPEEYNRIQSCTTANELWDTLQVAHEGTPQVKRSRGSMLYSQYENFIMKEGETIQEMYTRFTTLKN comes from the coding sequence ATGAGTACACCACCTGAAAATTGGGAatggcaatccactgctaggccctcactctttaatggtcagtactattcttggggGAAGAACGGGATGAGAGACCACATCATAgaagaagactatgaactctgggacatagtcacagATGGTCCCCTAgatactacaaagaagaatgctgaagaagTGGACGTGCcaaaaacaaaagatgactgcactactgaaattttgaagaaatgggaaaagaatgccaaggccaagaaatggcttgtgtgtggactaggtccagaggAGTACAAtaggattcaaagttgtaccactgctaatgAGTTATGGGatactttgcaagtggctcatgaaggaactcctcaagtaaagagatcaagaggatcaatgctatattctcaatatgagaatttcatcatgaaggaaggagaaactatccaggagatgtacacaaggttcaccacactaaAAAATTAA